The DNA segment ATTGAGTTAATCTCAATATCCATAATCATTCTTTTCTATCTTCAAGCTACAGCCTCTTTTCATAAAACCTACTTATTTCTATCTTTTATGtacttatataaataattttgtaggGATTGATATTGCTGTCAGTCCAAGCTCATGTTCCCCAATTAAAGCCACCAAAGTGCAACATGGCAACTGATGGAGAGAAATGTGAAGAAGCAAAGGGGGTGAAGAGCTTGATTTTTTTTGTTGCACTATACTTGGTGGCATTAGGAAGTGGATGTGTTAAACCCAACATGATTGCTCATGGGGCTGATCAGTTCAACATTCAAACCAAAAAGCTCTCAACCTACTTTAATGCTGCCTATTTTGCCTTCTCCGTTGGTGAACTCATTGCCCTTACCCTTCTTATATGGATCCAAACTCATGCCGGTATGTATGTCGGATTCGGACTCTCAGCTGCTGCAATGGCCATGGGACTAATTACCTTGGTTTCTGGGACACTGTATTACAGAAACAAGCCTCCTCAAGGAAGCATATTCACCCCCATTGCTCAAGTAATCAAATCTCATCTCTCATTCTCATTTTGCCAttctacaatttttttaaattaatgtttaGTTTTCTTTTACATGTATCTCTTCAGGTTTTGGTGGCAGCCATATTAAAGAGAAAGCAAACTTGTCCATCTAATCCTAATTCCAATTGCAGTATGCTTCAGACGCAAAGGTTTAGGTAATTTAAATCCTACATAATTGCCTCTTAATTGATGCCTTCATTGCACGTTGTGTTCTGAATATAACGTagattattcttattattattttattagtgtgATCTATGACTTTTGGTGGATTTATATTCTATGTGTTGTCAATGTAGAGATGTGATCCCACCCGTTAAAAGGAtgaactatttttatttattttttcaaaagttattAGTAAGTGCCAGTGCATGGTTCACACAATGtttctaaaaacaataaaataaaaaaatttatttgattgtTAAAGaattgggtaaattttttaatttaatgtgtacATAATGCAAAAATaagattaattttcaaaatatttagatgcttaccttaaatatttctttttattttttattttttttagcttgGATTATCTATCAATTTTTTCACTAAGCGAATATAATTTAACTCcacaaattaatataatatacatgcatatatggaCTTGTGAAAGTGTACATCATAATTTTATGAAACTGCACTGTCcacatttcaatatatataattgtactgttcgcataaattttaatttttttttaaataacataaattttaaatttaaaaatttataataattattggaTATACTGATagtgaaaaattttaatttcataaacgaggttaaaattttattatctgtccttaatttatatttaaaattttaaaaataataaataaaacattttacttataaaataaaaattttcatgtgtattaaataattatcctttaataatattatataattactcaaaaatTAGAGTAAGAgctgtatatacatatatgattgtgAGAAAGATACGGTAAAATAACTTATTTTCTTATACACATATTATTTGACTGAATTAAGGTTACaagttaaataatttaattaaaaaaattaaaaataaattcattaattattgaacccaaacattaaaaaaattaattcataaataatttatgaCTGGCCTACAATACaaatattaaatgattattttataatataattttattattaagttttcCCTGTACATATTTATAGGTTTGTTGGATGATAATATTGAATGGTGTTTAGGTTCCTGGACAAAGCATGCATCAAAAATGATGGAAATAACAGGAGGAAGGAAAGTCCATGGAGATTGTGCAGTGTAAGCCAAGTGGAGAAAGTGAAGATACTGATAGCAGTAATTCCTGTATTTGGTTGCACCATTGTTTTCAACACCATTTTGGCTCAGCTCCAAACATTTTCAGTGCAACAAGGAAGTGCCATGGACACTCAACTCACCAACTCTTTACATATCCCTCCAGCTTCCCTTCAGTCCATCCCTTACATCATGCTCATCTTCATTCTCCCTTTATACCACAAATTCTTCGTCCCCTTCGCCACCAACATCACCGGTCACGAATCCGGAATTTCTCCTCTTCAAAGAATAGGATCGGGTCTTTTCCTTGCAACGTTTTCCATGATTTCAGCAGCTGTAATGGAGAAGAAGAGAAGGGAGTCGGCCTTACATTCGGGCAAAACAATATCCATATTTTGGATCACCCCACAGTTCCTAATCTTTGGATTATCAGAAATGCTTACTGCGGTTGGCCTCATTGAGTTCTTCTACAAGCAGTCCTTGAATCGGATGCAATCATTTTTTACTGCCATAACCTATTGCTCTTACTCATTTGGCTTCTACCTCAGTTCAGTGCTTGTTTCCCTGGTAAATAAGATCACTTCAGCTTCTTCCAATGCCGGTGGTTGGCTTAGCTACAATGATCTCAACAAAAACAGGCTTGATCTTTTCTACTGGTTGTTAGCAGTCCTCAGCTTTCTCAACTTCGTAAACTATCTATTCTGGGCTAGATGGCATTCTCACCATTCTTCTCTACCACCACAACCCGCCGCACTGtcaaaagatggtggatatgagAACATACCATAAATTAATATTGCATGGAACGTCGATTTTCTACATATAATATGAGTATTTCAAGCCAATATTATCTACTATATAACTTGTATGATAGATAAAGATTTAGGATGCCATTCGGAAAGCTCTTTTAAAACGTATACAGGTTGTATAAACAAGTAAAGAAGACACTATAATTAAAGCGTATCATTCTTGAATGTTTGTTTTAATGGTCTCGACagataattattatgattatgcGGTATTTGAATTGATGTTTCTCATTTCATAGGTTCCTTAGGAACCTTATTTGGATTACCTACAAAAAAATGTTTCTTATTTCATAGGTAAATTATATATAGCTTGGTGGATGTTATATATAGTTATTTTAGATGCAAAATTAGGAATAAAAAAGGGCTGGGcacttaattttttatataaatttttaataagtattgagtataatggtaaaatataaagaaaatttaaattaaaatcctAGAAATAACATTATTGAAAGGGAGGAATAACTATAAacctgaaaaaaattaattttgatgaagttgataaaaagaattaaatgttTACCCATTTACAAGGATTCACTGCATCCTCTTAATGTTAGCCCTTTTTGTCCATTATATATCAGTTAAGGGCATCCATTTGATCATGAAAGAGCACCTTATGAATATTGCTTTTGACAAGAAAGGAATACGAAAGCAGCAACTGGGGAGCTTAGCAAGTGCTTTCTTGCTAGGACTGAGGGGCCCTTTTTCAACAGCTACCGGATCTAACTTCTTTGATTTGATGCATGAATATGAAACATAATCGAGATAAAGTCAAATGgtgaaaaaattatatatttttctaaaagaaGAAAAGGTGACCTATCAAAAGAAAGCAATTAGGAAATTAAAGTAGAGAGAAAGTGGTATGCATGTTATTATTACCGAATACGCATCTTCTAAGAAACATGTCTCCAGCATGTCTCAAACTTCTCTCTCGCAACATACTTCACCAATAGGCTCCTCTTCACACACAATTGGTTATAAGATTATATCCATCTATCTATCAATATGTTTGCTAAAAGACTGGCATGGAACCGACAGTTGCCCCGTTGGGGAATGGAGTTGCATTTCGTTTTATTGAGAATTAGttgcataaattattttattaatgcaTATGGGACTCAAGACCCATACATGATAATAGTGTACAATGAGATTCAAATCTAGATGCTCAATAAATCATTCATTAACATTTTACATACAATACCAAGACCTCATTAAGAGCTTCGTGGTATGATTAACCatcattaaatatatttatagattcactgaagtatataaaatacaaatatttttttattaagaatATAGCCACACTTAGCATGATTTggctttttattctttaaatttttataattttttaattatataaaatttttagtaagtTTTTCTCGTTAAT comes from the Gossypium hirsutum isolate 1008001.06 chromosome A06, Gossypium_hirsutum_v2.1, whole genome shotgun sequence genome and includes:
- the LOC107961950 gene encoding protein NRT1/ PTR FAMILY 4.3, yielding MQMEERRGNIKAENEMTINMKEEQSTLDWRGRPSNPNKHGGFQAASFVLGLQAFEIMAIAAVGNNLITYVINEMHFSLSNSANIVTNFVGTIFLLPLLGGYLSDSFLGSFWTMLIFGFVELSGLILLSVQAHVPQLKPPKCNMATDGEKCEEAKGVKSLIFFVALYLVALGSGCVKPNMIAHGADQFNIQTKKLSTYFNAAYFAFSVGELIALTLLIWIQTHAGMYVGFGLSAAAMAMGLITLVSGTLYYRNKPPQGSIFTPIAQVLVAAILKRKQTCPSNPNSNCSMLQTQRFRFLDKACIKNDGNNRRKESPWRLCSVSQVEKVKILIAVIPVFGCTIVFNTILAQLQTFSVQQGSAMDTQLTNSLHIPPASLQSIPYIMLIFILPLYHKFFVPFATNITGHESGISPLQRIGSGLFLATFSMISAAVMEKKRRESALHSGKTISIFWITPQFLIFGLSEMLTAVGLIEFFYKQSLNRMQSFFTAITYCSYSFGFYLSSVLVSLVNKITSASSNAGGWLSYNDLNKNRLDLFYWLLAVLSFLNFVNYLFWARWHSHHSSLPPQPAALSKDGGYENIP